One genomic window of Deltaproteobacteria bacterium HGW-Deltaproteobacteria-6 includes the following:
- a CDS encoding RNA-binding transcriptional accessory protein produces the protein MISLRYEKIAQELDITAKQVADTALMIAEGATVPFIARYRKEVTGMLDEVVITAIRDRLTELEELENRRSAIVKSLTERNLLTEELEAKIVSAETMSVLEDIYLPFRPKRRTRATIAREKGLEELAAKIFAQEDLDVAAEAALFVSEDKGVATVDDALAYARDIIAEWVNEDTGARAKMRDLFWNKGMIRSKVLPDKLESGIKYKDYYDWEEPVATAPSHRVLAMRRGEREEFLTLSIMPPDEEALLILEELFIRGANEAANQVKLAVRDSYKRLLSLSMETETRMETKKRADETAIRVFADNLRQLLLAPPMGQKAILAIDPGFRTGCKTVCLSAQGKLLHHETIFPLMSEKTRDEAGRTVVALCKKFEIEAIAVGNGTAGRETESFLRSLDLPKEILVVMVNESGASVYSASDAARAEFPDQDITVRGAVSIGRRLMDPLAELVKIEPKAIGVGQYQHDVDQGLLQQCLDDVVVSCVNAVGVEVNTASVQLLSYVSGLGATLAENIVSHRNENGPFPTRDALKSVKRLGPKAFEQSAGFLRIRESVNPLDAAAVHPESYAIVEKMAADQGCSVVDLMADEARRQKIVLSNYVTDKVGLPTLKDIMSELAKPGRDPRRQFENVVFAEGINKITDLISGMKLTGVVTNITAFGAFVDIGVHQDGLVHLSEMADRYVKTPADVVKVGQKIEVTVLAVDAQRKRISLSMKKAPGEKNKPEHSGEAAAAGDRKITSGRQEKRPEKKKGREAPKPFNNPFAEALKKK, from the coding sequence ATGATTTCGCTTCGATACGAAAAGATTGCACAGGAACTCGATATTACTGCAAAACAAGTCGCTGATACCGCTCTGATGATTGCCGAAGGAGCTACGGTTCCCTTCATTGCACGCTACCGCAAGGAAGTGACCGGAATGTTGGATGAAGTTGTTATCACAGCCATTCGTGACCGGCTTACCGAACTGGAAGAACTGGAGAACCGGCGTTCAGCCATTGTGAAGTCGCTTACGGAACGCAATTTACTGACGGAAGAACTGGAAGCCAAAATTGTCTCCGCTGAAACAATGTCCGTTTTGGAAGATATTTATTTGCCGTTTCGTCCCAAACGCCGGACGCGCGCGACCATTGCCCGGGAGAAGGGGCTGGAAGAACTTGCTGCTAAAATATTTGCGCAGGAAGACCTTGATGTGGCCGCGGAAGCCGCTTTGTTTGTAAGTGAAGACAAGGGCGTGGCAACGGTGGATGACGCTCTCGCCTACGCCCGCGATATCATTGCGGAGTGGGTGAATGAAGATACAGGCGCCCGGGCTAAAATGCGCGACCTTTTCTGGAATAAAGGTATGATCCGGTCGAAGGTCCTGCCCGATAAATTGGAATCAGGCATTAAGTACAAAGACTATTACGACTGGGAAGAGCCGGTTGCCACCGCGCCTTCCCACCGGGTGCTGGCGATGCGCCGGGGTGAGCGAGAGGAATTTCTGACGCTCTCGATCATGCCGCCGGATGAAGAGGCTCTGCTGATACTGGAAGAGCTGTTTATCCGCGGCGCCAACGAAGCTGCAAATCAGGTGAAACTGGCGGTACGCGACAGTTATAAACGACTGCTTTCACTTTCCATGGAAACAGAGACCCGGATGGAAACGAAGAAACGCGCTGATGAAACCGCCATCCGGGTGTTTGCCGATAACCTGCGTCAGTTGCTCCTGGCACCGCCGATGGGGCAAAAGGCCATCCTGGCGATCGATCCCGGTTTCCGCACCGGATGCAAGACGGTCTGTCTTTCCGCTCAGGGAAAGCTGCTTCATCATGAAACCATCTTTCCGCTCATGTCGGAGAAAACGCGTGACGAAGCGGGGCGGACCGTCGTGGCTTTGTGCAAAAAATTTGAAATTGAAGCCATTGCCGTAGGCAACGGCACAGCCGGGCGCGAGACGGAAAGTTTTTTACGGAGTCTGGATCTGCCCAAAGAAATTCTGGTGGTCATGGTCAATGAAAGCGGAGCGTCGGTTTATTCCGCATCGGATGCGGCAAGGGCCGAATTTCCCGATCAGGATATCACCGTGCGCGGGGCGGTTTCCATTGGCCGCCGTCTGATGGATCCACTGGCGGAGTTGGTGAAAATCGAGCCGAAAGCCATTGGCGTGGGCCAGTATCAGCATGATGTGGATCAGGGTTTGCTGCAGCAGTGCCTGGATGACGTAGTCGTGAGTTGTGTTAATGCGGTGGGTGTAGAAGTGAATACGGCCAGCGTTCAGCTTCTTTCCTATGTGTCCGGTCTGGGTGCAACGCTTGCGGAAAACATCGTCAGTCATCGCAACGAAAACGGTCCGTTTCCGACACGTGATGCGCTCAAAAGCGTGAAGCGCCTTGGTCCGAAGGCCTTTGAACAATCCGCCGGTTTTTTGCGTATTCGTGAAAGCGTGAACCCCCTGGATGCCGCGGCTGTTCATCCGGAGAGTTACGCGATTGTCGAAAAAATGGCAGCGGATCAGGGTTGCTCCGTCGTGGATTTGATGGCGGATGAGGCAAGACGGCAAAAGATAGTTTTGTCCAACTATGTAACCGATAAGGTCGGATTGCCCACTTTAAAAGACATTATGTCGGAGTTGGCCAAGCCGGGGCGCGACCCCCGGCGTCAATTTGAAAATGTTGTTTTCGCCGAAGGCATCAACAAAATAACGGATTTAATTTCCGGCATGAAGCTGACCGGCGTGGTCACGAACATCACGGCATTTGGTGCATTTGTGGATATCGGGGTTCATCAGGACGGTCTGGTTCATTTAAGTGAGATGGCCGACCGGTATGTCAAGACCCCTGCGGATGTGGTGAAGGTCGGCCAGAAAATTGAGGTGACGGTTCTGGCCGTGGATGCACAACGGAAGCGGATTTCCCTTTCTATGAAAAAAGCGCCGGGAGAGAAGAATAAGCCGGAGCATAGCGGCGAGGCGGCAGCCGCCGGAGATCGAAAAATCACGTCCGGACGGCAGGAAAAGAGGCCGGAAAAAAAGAAAGGCAGGGAAGCCCCCAAGCCTTTCAACAATCCTTTTGCCGAAGCGCTGAAAAAGAAGTAA